The proteins below are encoded in one region of Streptomyces roseirectus:
- a CDS encoding alpha/beta hydrolase, producing the protein MDLATLKALKPTEYAQAADGYRSTATLASAAKDRIENQIAAAMRQSLSGEAATAAIGQLTELGKNFHYIQIECGLVATALEAFSYEMQAARRTLDTALAEAAAAGLTVNTDGSVSYPAGGEKGPDGKTPDGGTVSGYLDPSAAAIGRSAANFDPNPHHRAAQDCADLIAAALAEATEADTKWAPKLRALKADDDLTVSDADLADASSDTTGVQAAGKGYLDSLPQPPKHGDPKANAEWWKGLDAEQQAAWISMRPDSVGALDGLPATVRDEANRMVLAEAHGVAQVAYDGWLKEHPEPQRFQKYIDPYTGVVMGFNVETEEWKEWEESRKNAHKLLDGMNSIQERFDRTGESGLPEVYLLGFDPKGEGDGRVILANGNPDTADHTAIYVPGTGTNIGGTGGGIERSEVMWRESQRLVPGQSVSSIYWFDYDAPDGIPQAMSGSRAERASTRLEDFLQGTQTAQGGANASHTTVIGHSYGSTVIGETARHNHIPADDIIALGSPGMQVEHAKDLGVGADHVWAEGADGSMDDAIVRHGGRLVGLGDWLANPTDESFGANVMQNDTGGFFSGHSSYWDYEEGQASTSLKNQADVIAGRYGDVKLE; encoded by the coding sequence ATGGACCTCGCGACCCTCAAGGCCCTCAAGCCCACCGAGTACGCCCAGGCCGCCGACGGCTACCGGAGCACCGCCACCCTCGCGAGCGCGGCCAAGGACCGCATCGAGAACCAGATCGCCGCGGCGATGCGGCAGTCCCTGAGCGGCGAGGCCGCGACAGCCGCCATCGGCCAGCTCACCGAACTCGGCAAGAACTTCCACTACATCCAGATCGAATGCGGACTCGTCGCCACAGCCCTCGAGGCGTTCTCGTACGAGATGCAGGCGGCCAGACGCACACTCGACACCGCCCTCGCGGAGGCGGCAGCGGCCGGGCTGACCGTCAACACCGACGGCTCGGTCTCCTACCCGGCCGGCGGGGAAAAGGGCCCGGACGGCAAGACCCCCGACGGCGGCACCGTCAGCGGCTACCTCGACCCCAGCGCCGCCGCGATCGGCCGCTCCGCCGCCAACTTCGACCCCAACCCCCACCACCGCGCCGCCCAGGACTGCGCCGACCTCATCGCCGCCGCGCTGGCCGAGGCCACCGAGGCCGACACCAAGTGGGCACCGAAACTGCGCGCACTGAAGGCCGACGACGACCTCACCGTCTCCGACGCCGACCTCGCCGACGCCTCCTCGGACACCACGGGGGTCCAGGCAGCGGGCAAGGGATACCTCGACTCCCTTCCCCAACCACCCAAGCACGGCGACCCCAAGGCCAACGCCGAGTGGTGGAAGGGACTCGACGCCGAACAACAGGCCGCCTGGATCTCCATGCGACCGGACTCCGTGGGCGCGCTCGACGGACTTCCGGCCACGGTGCGGGACGAGGCCAACCGCATGGTGCTTGCGGAGGCTCATGGCGTCGCGCAGGTGGCATACGACGGCTGGCTGAAGGAACACCCGGAGCCGCAACGATTCCAGAAGTACATCGACCCCTACACGGGCGTCGTGATGGGATTCAATGTCGAGACCGAAGAGTGGAAAGAGTGGGAAGAGTCAAGGAAGAACGCCCACAAACTGCTCGACGGAATGAACTCGATCCAGGAACGATTTGATAGGACGGGCGAAAGCGGACTCCCCGAAGTCTATCTCTTGGGCTTCGACCCCAAAGGTGAGGGGGATGGGCGTGTAATCCTCGCCAACGGAAATCCCGACACTGCCGATCACACTGCGATATACGTTCCTGGTACGGGAACAAATATCGGGGGGACTGGCGGTGGAATCGAGCGCAGCGAGGTAATGTGGCGGGAAAGTCAGCGCCTCGTGCCAGGTCAGTCAGTTTCAAGTATTTACTGGTTCGACTATGACGCCCCGGATGGAATTCCGCAGGCCATGAGTGGTTCACGTGCTGAGCGTGCCAGCACAAGACTCGAAGATTTCCTCCAAGGCACCCAGACCGCGCAAGGAGGAGCAAATGCTAGCCACACGACTGTGATTGGTCACAGCTACGGCAGCACGGTAATCGGCGAGACCGCCAGACATAACCACATCCCGGCCGATGACATCATCGCGCTCGGCAGCCCCGGCATGCAGGTCGAGCATGCGAAGGACCTTGGGGTAGGGGCAGACCACGTGTGGGCCGAAGGGGCGGACGGGTCGATGGATGACGCTATCGTCCGTCACGGTGGCAGACTGGTCGGCCTCGGCGACTGGTTGGCGAATCCCACTGATGAATCCTTCGGCGCCAATGTCATGCAAAACGACACCGGCGGCTTCTTCTCGGGTCACAGCTCTTACTGGGACTACGAAGAGGGGCAGGCTTCAACGAGCCTCAAAAACCAAGCAGACGTAATCGCAGGAAGGTATGGAGATGTCAAGCTGGAATAG
- a CDS encoding ATP-binding protein: MSETFAAFHYPTTRLAAARARTDCRKFLLACGIPVDDDFAEELTLVVDELVTNAVTHGRIPGTTGRQVRLTITRTGDVFRVEVRDAQSDRMPRLRKAGAEEDGGRGPALVDALASGWGVVGEVIGKTVWAEKALPSQGPTPVLP, encoded by the coding sequence ATGTCCGAAACGTTCGCCGCCTTCCACTACCCCACCACCCGCCTCGCCGCCGCCCGTGCCCGAACCGACTGCCGCAAGTTCCTCCTCGCCTGCGGTATCCCCGTGGACGACGACTTCGCCGAGGAACTGACGCTGGTGGTGGACGAGTTGGTGACCAACGCCGTCACCCACGGACGGATCCCCGGCACCACGGGGCGTCAGGTCCGTCTCACCATCACCCGCACCGGCGACGTCTTCCGCGTCGAGGTCCGGGACGCACAGAGCGACAGGATGCCGCGGCTCAGGAAGGCCGGCGCCGAGGAGGACGGCGGGCGGGGGCCCGCGCTCGTCGATGCGTTGGCCAGCGGCTGGGGCGTCGTCGGCGAGGTCATCGGCAAGACCGTCTGGGCCGAGAAGGCCCTCCCCTCGCAGGGGCCCACCCCGGTGCTCCCGTAG
- the mycP gene encoding type VII secretion-associated serine protease mycosin: MGTGSTRRGVRRVVAATALGLLLTGTAAAPAVSAETIRQEQWYLDRMQAENMWKTSTGRGVTVAVIDTGVDGTNPDLIGRVLPGKNYATDQPGDEHTDYDGHGTGMAGLIAATGANGGGRGSFGLAPGAKILPIRLPESGKGANLIEGNKVFNGALAPAIRYATDHGAKVINISQAAREDTPEVAEAVKYALKKGSLIFAGVGNDAEQGNLLMYPAATPGVVGVAAVGKNLHRTDFSQYGPQVDMAAPGEDMVHACGGKTGLCETSGTSDATALASASAALIWSVHPTWTNNQVLRVMLNTIGGPTDGAKRNDAIGYGIVRPRIALQNPGDPGPADVYPLPDLAEAQQSASPAPTPSAKESEPAKAVAATKGDDGTPWLGIGLGVGALGVIGVAAAVVVRKRRTTAPPTPQPQQHPTPQQGFGPPPVMPGSIPPPPGRDSGTF, translated from the coding sequence ATGGGTACCGGTAGTACTCGGCGCGGGGTCCGTCGTGTCGTCGCGGCGACGGCCCTGGGCCTGCTGCTGACGGGCACCGCCGCGGCACCGGCGGTCAGCGCCGAGACGATCCGCCAGGAGCAGTGGTATCTGGACCGGATGCAGGCCGAGAACATGTGGAAGACCAGCACCGGCAGAGGTGTCACCGTCGCGGTCATCGACACGGGTGTGGACGGCACCAACCCTGATCTCATCGGACGCGTTCTCCCGGGCAAGAACTACGCCACGGACCAGCCCGGCGATGAGCACACGGACTATGACGGCCACGGCACCGGCATGGCCGGGCTCATCGCGGCGACGGGCGCGAACGGCGGCGGGCGGGGCTCCTTCGGCCTCGCTCCCGGCGCCAAGATCCTGCCGATCCGCCTGCCCGAGAGCGGCAAAGGGGCCAACCTGATCGAGGGGAACAAGGTCTTCAACGGGGCATTGGCTCCTGCGATCCGTTATGCCACTGATCACGGCGCGAAGGTCATCAACATCTCTCAGGCAGCCCGGGAGGACACACCAGAAGTGGCCGAGGCGGTCAAGTACGCCCTGAAGAAAGGTTCATTGATCTTCGCCGGTGTCGGCAACGACGCGGAGCAGGGCAACTTGCTGATGTACCCGGCGGCCACCCCCGGTGTCGTCGGCGTCGCGGCGGTCGGCAAGAACCTTCACAGAACCGACTTCTCCCAGTACGGCCCTCAGGTCGACATGGCCGCCCCTGGCGAGGACATGGTCCATGCCTGCGGTGGCAAGACCGGCCTCTGCGAGACGAGCGGCACCAGCGACGCCACCGCCCTGGCCTCCGCCAGCGCCGCCCTGATCTGGTCCGTCCACCCCACCTGGACCAACAACCAGGTCCTGCGCGTCATGCTGAACACCATCGGTGGCCCCACGGACGGCGCCAAGCGCAACGACGCCATCGGCTACGGCATCGTCCGCCCCCGCATCGCCCTCCAGAACCCTGGCGACCCCGGCCCGGCGGACGTCTACCCCCTCCCCGACCTCGCGGAGGCGCAGCAGTCGGCGTCCCCCGCCCCCACCCCGTCGGCGAAGGAGAGCGAACCGGCGAAGGCGGTGGCCGCGACGAAGGGCGACGACGGTACTCCGTGGCTGGGTATCGGCCTCGGCGTGGGTGCCCTGGGCGTGATCGGCGTGGCGGCAGCGGTCGTCGTCCGGAAGCGCCGCACCACCGCCCCGCCGACACCCCAGCCCCAGCAGCACCCCACGCCCCAGCAGGGCTTCGGCCCGCCCCCGGTCATGCCCGGCAGCATCCCTCCGCCCCCGGGCCGGGACTCCGGCACGTTCTGA
- a CDS encoding thioesterase II family protein yields MLRYLATRPKAEDDPARRLLCFHHAGAGAMTFAGWRQRVGAGVSVLPVRLPGRESLRRQPPLTDAHRLMEELTEDLGPLLDRPYAFYGHSLGALVAHRFALHLTATGRRPPEAVLVGACPAPHLPSRLLEEASLPGVTDEQLVGLLADDDSVPELLLGRPEWLRATLPTLRADLRLARSLRSVAARPLPCPLWAFAGRDDRMVGVPEVRAWERCTTSRFHFRTMPGAHFFVRGRELPLAVGAALHSEMPLPQVG; encoded by the coding sequence GTGCTGCGTTATCTCGCGACGCGTCCGAAGGCCGAGGACGACCCGGCACGGCGGCTGCTGTGCTTCCACCACGCCGGCGCGGGCGCGATGACCTTCGCGGGCTGGCGTCAGCGCGTGGGGGCCGGCGTCTCGGTCCTCCCGGTGCGGCTGCCGGGGCGGGAGTCCCTGCGGCGCCAGCCTCCCCTGACCGACGCGCACCGGCTGATGGAGGAGCTGACCGAGGACCTGGGTCCGCTCCTCGACCGGCCGTACGCCTTCTACGGGCACAGCCTCGGCGCCCTGGTCGCCCACCGCTTCGCCCTGCATCTGACCGCCACCGGCCGCAGACCGCCGGAGGCCGTGCTGGTCGGCGCCTGCCCGGCACCGCACCTGCCCTCACGCCTGCTGGAGGAAGCGTCCCTGCCGGGAGTGACCGACGAGCAACTGGTCGGCCTGCTCGCCGACGACGACAGCGTGCCCGAGCTGCTGCTCGGGCGCCCCGAGTGGCTGCGGGCCACGCTTCCCACGCTCCGGGCGGACCTGCGGCTGGCCCGCAGCCTGCGCTCGGTGGCGGCCCGCCCGCTCCCCTGCCCGCTGTGGGCCTTCGCGGGCCGGGACGACCGGATGGTGGGCGTCCCGGAGGTCCGCGCGTGGGAGCGCTGCACGACCTCCCGGTTCCACTTCAGGACGATGCCCGGTGCGCATTTCTTCGTCCGCGGCCGTGAGTTGCCCCTTGCCGTCGGGGCGGCGCTGCATTCCGAGATGCCGCTGCCCCAAGTCGGCTGA
- a CDS encoding helix-turn-helix domain-containing protein, with translation MATRRMLQPTARQVRLGSILRGLREDGNGSQGAVCGEIGWSESKLSRIETGRLGISEDDLQFLLDRYGVKDQSLRGYVVDLRRRGNVRGWETRVRSAVSGPYADFIGYESDAAEMYNAETMLIPGLLQTHDYAAAVIKQQVPDMPEEERRERLDIRDKRREVFDRPRPLVFWGVISESVFRHVMGGPEVMAGQLEHLLSLSRDYPSTINIYVLPEESQSHGTLFGPFVILSFPQRWEPDIVYLEGFTSTKFLEDTDQVQEYSRLFRRLMMTDSLRGPESLKLIEHYLNDYRKDV, from the coding sequence ATGGCGACGCGCCGGATGTTGCAGCCGACTGCACGACAGGTCCGACTGGGATCGATCCTTCGTGGTCTTCGCGAGGACGGTAACGGCAGCCAGGGCGCCGTGTGCGGTGAAATCGGCTGGTCGGAATCCAAGTTGAGCCGTATCGAGACGGGGCGCTTGGGGATCAGCGAAGACGACCTGCAGTTCCTGCTGGATCGTTACGGCGTCAAGGACCAGAGCTTGCGCGGTTACGTCGTCGACCTGCGCCGACGAGGGAACGTCCGCGGCTGGGAGACGCGTGTCCGCTCGGCGGTGAGCGGCCCGTACGCCGACTTCATCGGCTACGAGTCGGATGCCGCGGAGATGTACAACGCGGAAACGATGCTGATCCCCGGACTGTTGCAGACGCATGACTACGCGGCGGCTGTCATCAAGCAGCAGGTGCCGGACATGCCCGAGGAAGAGCGCCGTGAGCGCTTGGACATCCGCGACAAGCGCCGAGAGGTGTTCGACCGGCCACGCCCTCTGGTCTTCTGGGGTGTCATCTCGGAGTCGGTGTTCCGGCATGTCATGGGCGGGCCCGAGGTGATGGCCGGTCAACTCGAACACTTGCTGAGCCTGTCCAGGGACTACCCGAGCACGATCAACATCTACGTCCTGCCGGAGGAGTCCCAGTCGCACGGGACCCTGTTCGGCCCGTTCGTCATTCTCTCGTTCCCTCAGCGCTGGGAGCCTGACATCGTCTACCTGGAAGGCTTCACCAGCACCAAGTTCCTGGAGGACACCGATCAGGTGCAGGAGTACAGCAGGCTGTTCCGACGCTTGATGATGACGGACTCACTCCGTGGACCGGAGTCCCTGAAACTGATCGAGCACTATCTCAATGATTACCGCAAGGATGTATAG
- a CDS encoding AfsR/SARP family transcriptional regulator yields MDICVLGPFKATQSGVSVTPTAVKPRKVLALLALQANQLVSVSSLVEEVWGEAPPRSVQTTLQTYILQLRTLIAAALGEECAGLPNGAKSVLITEPGGYLLDTQGGLFDMQEFEVLSSAGHRALEQGDWSAASAHLGRALALWKGRALVDVQRGPLLDVEATRLEESRMSVLHGRIEADLRLGRHHELIGELSGLAARYPLNEGIHGQLMVALYRAGRRGDALTTYRQLRTALGQNLGLDPSPGIEHLQRAVLGSSLLDLDVGMPSGRLAKVG; encoded by the coding sequence ATGGACATCTGCGTACTCGGCCCGTTCAAAGCGACTCAGTCAGGCGTGTCGGTGACCCCGACCGCAGTCAAGCCACGCAAGGTCCTCGCCCTGCTCGCCCTGCAGGCCAACCAGCTCGTCTCGGTCTCCTCGCTCGTGGAGGAGGTGTGGGGGGAGGCCCCGCCGCGCAGCGTGCAGACCACCCTCCAGACGTACATCCTGCAACTGCGCACGCTGATCGCCGCCGCGCTCGGCGAGGAGTGCGCGGGCCTGCCGAACGGCGCGAAGAGCGTCCTGATCACCGAGCCAGGCGGCTATCTGCTGGACACCCAGGGCGGCCTGTTCGACATGCAGGAGTTCGAGGTCCTGTCCTCGGCCGGCCACCGCGCCCTGGAGCAGGGCGACTGGTCGGCGGCCTCCGCGCACCTGGGCCGGGCGCTGGCCCTGTGGAAGGGCCGGGCCCTGGTCGACGTGCAGCGCGGCCCGCTGCTCGACGTGGAGGCGACCCGCCTCGAAGAGTCCCGGATGAGCGTCCTGCACGGGCGGATCGAGGCGGACCTGAGGCTCGGGCGCCACCATGAGCTGATCGGCGAGCTGTCCGGGCTCGCCGCCCGCTACCCGCTCAACGAGGGCATCCACGGCCAGCTGATGGTCGCCCTCTACCGCGCGGGCCGCCGGGGCGACGCCCTCACCACGTACCGCCAGCTGCGCACGGCGCTGGGCCAGAACCTGGGCCTGGACCCGTCGCCCGGCATCGAGCACCTGCAGCGCGCGGTCCTGGGCTCGTCCCTGCTGGACCTGGACGTCGGCATGCCGTCGGGCCGCCTCGCCAAAGTCGGCTGA
- a CDS encoding TcmI family type II polyketide cyclase yields MHRTLIVARLKPDKADDIAEIFAESDASDLPGMIGVSRRTLFRFHGLYFHLVEADEDITPNLYRARSHPLYHDINTRLAECVEPYDPDWKEPKDAMAEPFYIWTKDEGRIR; encoded by the coding sequence GTGCACCGCACCCTGATCGTCGCCCGCCTCAAGCCCGACAAGGCGGACGACATCGCCGAGATCTTCGCCGAGTCCGACGCCTCCGACCTGCCGGGGATGATCGGCGTCTCCCGGCGCACCCTGTTCCGTTTCCACGGGCTGTACTTCCACCTCGTCGAGGCCGACGAGGACATCACCCCGAACCTGTACCGGGCCCGCAGCCACCCGCTCTACCACGACATCAACACGCGGCTCGCAGAGTGCGTCGAGCCCTACGACCCCGACTGGAAGGAGCCGAAGGACGCGATGGCCGAGCCGTTCTACATCTGGACCAAGGACGAGGGGCGGATC
- a CDS encoding SDR family NAD(P)-dependent oxidoreductase, translating into MTGFEGTRVVVTGGTRGIGRATALAFARAGARLVVAHRTDGEPVRTLTSELKELGDDHALVRADLTTGEGARRLADAVRDRLGGADVLVNNVGVDGHAKFEDLAEAEWRRVMDHNATSAYLVTHALVGLLADGGSVVNVGASVALRGRPLGAHYSASKAALIGFTRALAKELGGRGIRVNTVAPGVTETEPGAGLPPAVAQRIAGLTALGRLGRPEDVAGAVLYLAGETASYVTGATLEVDGGI; encoded by the coding sequence GTGACCGGCTTCGAGGGCACCCGGGTGGTCGTCACCGGAGGCACCCGGGGCATCGGCCGGGCGACCGCGCTGGCGTTCGCGCGGGCCGGCGCCCGGCTGGTCGTGGCGCACCGCACCGACGGGGAGCCGGTGCGGACGCTCACAAGCGAGCTGAAGGAACTGGGCGACGACCACGCCCTCGTCCGCGCCGACCTGACGACCGGCGAGGGCGCCCGCCGCCTCGCCGACGCCGTCCGCGACAGACTCGGCGGCGCCGACGTCCTCGTCAACAACGTGGGCGTCGACGGGCACGCCAAGTTCGAGGACCTGGCCGAGGCGGAGTGGCGCCGGGTGATGGACCACAACGCGACGTCCGCGTACCTCGTCACGCACGCCCTGGTGGGGCTGCTGGCGGACGGCGGGTCGGTCGTCAACGTGGGCGCCTCGGTGGCGCTGCGGGGCCGGCCGCTCGGGGCGCACTACAGCGCGTCCAAGGCCGCCCTGATCGGGTTCACGCGGGCGCTCGCGAAGGAGCTGGGCGGGCGGGGGATCCGCGTCAACACCGTCGCCCCCGGGGTGACGGAGACGGAGCCCGGCGCGGGGCTGCCGCCCGCGGTGGCCCAGCGGATCGCCGGGCTGACCGCGCTCGGCCGGCTCGGGCGTCCCGAGGACGTCGCCGGAGCGGTCCTGTATCTCGCCGGGGAGACGGCCTCGTACGTCACCGGCGCCACACTCGAAGTCGACGGAGGTATCTGA
- a CDS encoding DUF1772 domain-containing protein, translating into MTSLLGVAALLGGGITAGVLFAVALSVVPALFAMETGTYVYAHRLLGRNWDPTMPVIVLGSALANGALAALTGGPARALFLAAVVLLLGVSAVSHLCNVPINRRVKAVTDPTDLPADWEDPRPLWRRWHLLRTALAVLALAVTAAAVTAA; encoded by the coding sequence ATGACCTCCCTGCTGGGTGTCGCCGCGCTGCTCGGCGGCGGGATCACGGCGGGGGTGCTGTTCGCGGTCGCGCTGAGCGTCGTCCCGGCGCTCTTCGCGATGGAGACGGGCACGTACGTGTACGCGCACCGGCTCCTGGGCCGCAACTGGGATCCGACGATGCCGGTGATCGTGCTGGGCAGCGCCCTGGCGAACGGCGCGCTGGCCGCCCTGACCGGCGGCCCGGCGCGGGCCCTGTTCCTGGCGGCCGTCGTCCTCCTGCTGGGCGTCTCCGCCGTCTCCCACCTCTGCAACGTCCCCATCAACCGCCGCGTCAAGGCCGTCACCGACCCGACGGACCTGCCCGCCGACTGGGAGGACCCGCGCCCCCTGTGGCGCCGCTGGCACCTCCTGCGCACCGCGCTCGCCGTGCTGGCCCTGGCCGTGACGGCGGCGGCGGTCACGGCGGCCTGA
- a CDS encoding SchA/CurD-like domain-containing protein → MPFAAITYDIKPGCEKELTEIFGNFRRVRGSSVTDDAGREAGTILATAVFLRDDTLVRVIEYTGDLDAVARHMASQPGVREVERKLKPYLTRPRDTDTPEGFVATFRRSLLTTVAEISIRDRA, encoded by the coding sequence ATGCCGTTCGCCGCGATCACCTACGACATCAAGCCCGGCTGCGAGAAGGAACTCACCGAGATCTTCGGCAACTTCAGGCGGGTGCGCGGCAGCAGCGTCACCGACGACGCCGGCCGCGAGGCGGGCACGATCCTCGCCACCGCCGTCTTCCTGCGCGACGACACCCTCGTCCGCGTCATCGAGTACACCGGCGACCTCGACGCCGTCGCCCGGCACATGGCGAGCCAGCCCGGCGTCCGCGAGGTCGAGCGCAAGCTGAAGCCCTACCTCACCCGGCCGCGCGACACGGACACGCCGGAGGGCTTCGTGGCGACGTTCCGCCGCAGTCTGCTGACGACGGTCGCGGAGATATCGATACGCGACCGCGCGTAG
- a CDS encoding SchA/CurD-like domain-containing protein — protein MPYAAITYRVKPGHEEEIAEIFAGFQRVDTPDFAGKGGASAGRLLGTAVFLKDDVLVRVIHYEGDFSAVARHMAAQKGVHVLEEKLAPYLAEQRETRSGEGFAAYFRDATMRTVSQLTIDTHPAAAPAS, from the coding sequence ATGCCGTACGCAGCCATCACCTACCGGGTGAAACCGGGGCACGAGGAGGAGATCGCGGAGATCTTCGCGGGGTTCCAGCGGGTGGACACCCCCGACTTCGCGGGGAAGGGCGGCGCGAGCGCCGGACGGCTGCTGGGGACGGCCGTCTTCCTCAAGGACGACGTCCTCGTGCGGGTCATCCACTACGAGGGCGACTTCTCCGCCGTCGCCCGGCACATGGCCGCGCAGAAGGGGGTGCACGTCCTGGAGGAGAAGCTGGCGCCCTACCTCGCCGAGCAGCGCGAGACCCGCTCCGGGGAGGGGTTCGCGGCGTACTTCCGGGACGCGACGATGCGGACGGTGTCCCAGCTGACGATCGACACCCACCCCGCGGCGGCCCCGGCGTCATGA
- a CDS encoding acyl carrier protein gives MSEITLAELSELLLECVGAPEEGTSLDSDDALDTPFLDFGYDSLALLQVTGLITRRHGIVLSDDAVMEAETPRLLLNMIKDAPGAGAVR, from the coding sequence ATGAGCGAGATCACCCTGGCCGAGCTGAGCGAACTGCTGCTGGAGTGCGTGGGCGCCCCCGAGGAGGGCACGAGCCTCGACAGCGACGACGCCCTCGACACGCCGTTCCTGGACTTCGGCTACGACTCGCTGGCCCTGCTCCAGGTGACCGGTCTGATCACGCGCCGGCACGGCATCGTGCTGTCCGACGACGCCGTGATGGAGGCCGAGACCCCGCGGCTGCTGCTGAACATGATCAAGGACGCGCCGGGCGCCGGAGCGGTCCGGTGA
- a CDS encoding WXG100 family type VII secretion target, with the protein MRDAQSSGGTFFDGMSHEQMLAWLDQANAGVVSGAADRLKKAATEIQSIADELKVRPQWVAWKGEGADAFRTWAADLANATLRLSDFSRDSGTWLGHASDAISLAQSSIPRDLPGATANLAAANAAHNDPDAASIASKSSAELAALKADREKVRLEAATQMNKLAQSYSWSATQLNSLERPKLPPPPEAFVPEVAGKVDVGSTDRPNLGGHSGAPFTTGTGHVAGSDSGAGGSAGFSPAGHVLNAPAVQPRVPGETLPPVRTSIDSVGSLPAQTPPETPRAPVDPGPVRGVLPQTGPVPPLSGGGRVLPVNSPAPQGRMPGVGRVPLSPVGQEPGMAFGRAPSVSGGGSGIVGGRPVLPSESRPAGAIPRGTVVGGEGAPARGPMGPMGQTSGTTTPVGRAAGTPATSPGGRLVSPSGSGGIVGGRPTASPSGVVGSGVAQRPGRPDARVPGAGGTGPRTPVTGGTTAAARPGEGRTGAATSGPSQSAPPRNTRNGSGRPYGVTEDEETWRRNQRPTVPPVVD; encoded by the coding sequence ATGCGTGACGCTCAGAGTTCGGGCGGTACGTTCTTCGACGGTATGAGCCATGAGCAGATGCTGGCGTGGCTGGACCAGGCGAACGCGGGCGTGGTCAGTGGTGCGGCGGACCGTCTGAAGAAGGCGGCCACCGAGATCCAGAGCATCGCCGACGAACTGAAGGTCCGTCCGCAGTGGGTCGCCTGGAAGGGCGAGGGCGCCGATGCCTTCCGCACCTGGGCGGCCGACCTCGCGAACGCGACCCTGCGGCTGAGCGACTTCAGCCGTGACTCCGGCACCTGGCTCGGTCATGCCTCGGACGCCATCTCCCTGGCCCAGTCCTCCATTCCCCGCGACCTGCCCGGCGCCACCGCCAACCTGGCCGCCGCGAACGCCGCGCACAACGACCCCGACGCGGCCTCCATCGCGTCCAAGTCCTCCGCCGAGCTGGCGGCTCTGAAGGCGGACCGGGAGAAGGTCCGCCTGGAGGCGGCCACCCAGATGAACAAGCTGGCGCAGTCGTATTCGTGGTCGGCTACGCAGCTGAACTCGTTGGAGAGGCCGAAGCTGCCGCCACCGCCGGAGGCTTTCGTGCCTGAAGTTGCCGGGAAGGTTGATGTCGGTAGCACCGACAGGCCCAATCTCGGCGGGCATTCTGGTGCCCCATTCACGACCGGAACAGGTCACGTGGCTGGTAGCGATTCCGGGGCAGGTGGTTCAGCCGGGTTTTCTCCTGCGGGGCACGTCTTGAACGCTCCCGCAGTCCAGCCGCGCGTCCCAGGCGAGACCTTGCCTCCAGTGCGGACGAGCATTGATTCGGTCGGCAGTCTGCCCGCGCAGACTCCGCCGGAGACTCCGCGAGCCCCGGTCGATCCTGGCCCGGTGAGGGGCGTGCTGCCACAGACCGGGCCCGTGCCTCCGCTGTCCGGCGGTGGGCGGGTTCTCCCCGTCAACAGCCCGGCGCCACAGGGCCGGATGCCCGGTGTGGGCCGAGTTCCCCTGTCCCCGGTCGGTCAGGAGCCCGGTATGGCCTTCGGCCGCGCGCCCAGCGTCTCCGGTGGCGGCAGCGGCATCGTCGGAGGCCGTCCCGTCCTCCCCTCCGAGAGCCGGCCCGCGGGGGCCATCCCGCGTGGCACGGTCGTGGGCGGGGAAGGCGCCCCCGCACGCGGTCCGATGGGGCCGATGGGTCAGACCTCCGGCACGACCACCCCCGTCGGCCGGGCGGCGGGCACGCCGGCCACATCTCCAGGTGGCCGTCTCGTTTCCCCGTCCGGTTCCGGCGGCATTGTCGGAGGACGCCCCACGGCATCTCCTTCCGGTGTGGTCGGCAGTGGTGTGGCCCAGCGGCCGGGACGCCCCGACGCCCGGGTACCCGGCGCGGGCGGGACGGGACCTCGCACCCCGGTCACCGGCGGTACGACCGCTGCGGCACGCCCCGGCGAGGGCCGGACGGGGGCTGCGACGTCCGGCCCGTCCCAGTCGGCTCCTCCACGGAACACGAGAAACGGAAGCGGTCGGCCGTACGGAGTCACGGAGGACGAGGAAACTTGGCGCCGGAACCAGCGGCCCACCGTGCCGCCGGTCGTCGACTGA
- a CDS encoding DUF397 domain-containing protein yields MAHYIITDASVMDVSWKKASTSGANGNCVELAPYQNRIAIRDSKSPHGPAILYSHSAATTLLISLKSDTF; encoded by the coding sequence ATGGCGCACTACATAATCACGGACGCCTCCGTGATGGATGTTTCATGGAAGAAAGCTTCAACCTCCGGCGCCAACGGCAACTGCGTTGAACTCGCCCCCTACCAAAACCGCATCGCCATCCGCGACAGCAAATCCCCCCACGGCCCCGCCATCCTCTACTCCCACTCCGCAGCCACCACCCTCCTCATCTCCCTCAAATCCGACACTTTCTGA